The Clostridium chauvoei genome has a window encoding:
- the ispF gene encoding 2-C-methyl-D-erythritol 2,4-cyclodiphosphate synthase, with product MRIGLGYDVHRLVEERDLILGGVNIPYEKGLLGHSDADVLIHAIMDSLLGASALGDIGKHFPDTDPKYKGISSIELLKEVGKLLNVNGYSINNIDSTIIAQKPKMAPHIMTMRKNISDALRINIDQINVKATTEEGLGFTGNGEGISSQSICLLNKIEK from the coding sequence ATGAGAATAGGTTTAGGATATGACGTACATCGTTTAGTAGAAGAAAGAGATTTAATATTAGGTGGGGTTAATATACCTTATGAAAAGGGACTACTTGGGCATTCTGACGCTGATGTTCTTATTCACGCTATAATGGACTCTTTATTAGGTGCATCTGCACTTGGAGATATAGGAAAGCATTTTCCTGATACTGATCCTAAATATAAGGGGATTTCTAGTATAGAACTTCTTAAAGAAGTAGGAAAATTATTAAATGTAAATGGTTACTCTATAAATAATATAGATTCAACCATAATTGCACAAAAACCAAAAATGGCTCCTCATATAATGACTATGAGAAAAAATATATCTGATGCTTTAAGAATTAATATAGATCAGATAAACGTTAAGGCTACTACAGAAGAGGGCCTTGGTTTTACAGGTAATGGAGAAGGTATATCTTCTCAAAGCATTTGTTTACTAAATAAAAT
- a CDS encoding class D sortase has translation MVKEKIRRGTGLILICVGIFLIGFTLYNKINTSNKQKELQRVLQDVIKDEGSEGKEPVTVDGVQPIALIEIPSIGLSQGLVEGITDDILQYYLGHFEGTANPGEKGNFAVAGHRVSNYSEAFINLYKAKKGDEIIVKNKGKEFTYKIEDSFVVSPDDVDVLENTKDATITLVTCTVGAKERYIVKGSLVSTKDI, from the coding sequence GTGGTGAAAGAAAAAATTAGAAGGGGAACAGGATTAATTTTAATTTGTGTGGGGATTTTTCTTATAGGATTTACTTTATATAATAAAATAAATACTAGTAATAAGCAAAAAGAATTACAAAGAGTATTACAGGATGTAATAAAAGATGAAGGGTCAGAAGGTAAAGAACCAGTTACAGTTGATGGAGTTCAACCGATAGCGTTAATAGAAATACCATCTATTGGATTATCACAAGGTTTAGTAGAAGGAATAACAGATGATATTCTTCAATATTATTTAGGTCATTTTGAAGGAACTGCAAATCCGGGGGAAAAGGGAAATTTTGCAGTAGCAGGACATAGGGTTTCTAATTATTCAGAAGCGTTTATAAATTTATATAAGGCTAAAAAGGGAGACGAAATTATAGTGAAAAATAAAGGGAAAGAATTCACTTATAAAATAGAGGATAGTTTTGTTGTGTCTCCAGATGATGTTGATGTATTAGAAAATACTAAAGATGCAACTATAACTTTAGTTACATGTACAGTAGGAGCTAAAGAAAGATATATAGTGAAAGGGAGTTTAGTATCAACAAAAGATATTTAG
- a CDS encoding anti-sigma factor domain-containing protein, with protein MSGFEKDKYKFSLHTPLSIIREGDSEKRREEIMLLSDELDNYQILFKDLLSDEPSYSTRNKILNIAYFIIEEVEIYDQLKEKYDLPIGKLIKRTPINRGFLETWRDYIITYVTILANPNYSYIQECLKIEENVNILGASEIQEEKNLKKIKEYKGIVISKKLRSYIIITHKGEFKKVKVREAYEVGMEVTGEVKKSIKNYKVQIAILITLIVLMTGIIVFKYKSVDKTVIIETTSSLKLEVNYFNKIIKVYSPTAKGEDMLTSIGVVDKDIDEGIYRILNYASRNEMIPEDGVTIVITGKPIEYGALHKSEKFINESGVYVRYNNSGNQHNFNPKQ; from the coding sequence ATGAGCGGTTTTGAAAAAGATAAATATAAGTTTTCTTTACACACTCCACTTAGTATAATTAGGGAAGGTGATTCTGAGAAACGTAGGGAAGAGATAATGTTATTATCAGATGAGCTTGATAACTATCAGATTTTATTTAAAGATTTATTATCAGATGAACCTTCATATTCAACTAGAAATAAAATTTTAAATATTGCTTATTTTATAATAGAAGAAGTTGAAATATATGATCAATTAAAAGAAAAATATGATTTACCTATAGGAAAATTAATTAAAAGGACTCCTATAAATAGAGGTTTTTTAGAAACATGGAGAGATTATATAATAACATATGTAACTATTTTAGCTAATCCTAATTATAGTTATATACAAGAATGTTTGAAGATAGAAGAAAATGTGAATATACTTGGAGCAAGTGAGATACAGGAAGAAAAGAATTTAAAAAAAATAAAGGAATATAAAGGTATAGTTATATCGAAAAAGTTAAGATCTTATATTATCATTACCCATAAGGGTGAGTTTAAGAAGGTAAAAGTAAGAGAAGCATATGAAGTTGGGATGGAAGTAACAGGAGAAGTTAAAAAGAGTATCAAAAATTATAAGGTGCAAATAGCAATATTAATTACATTAATAGTACTAATGACTGGAATTATAGTATTTAAATATAAAAGTGTAGATAAAACTGTAATAATAGAAACTACTTCTTCATTAAAATTAGAAGTTAATTATTTTAATAAAATAATTAAAGTGTATAGTCCAACAGCTAAAGGTGAAGACATGCTTACTTCTATAGGTGTAGTAGATAAAGATATAGATGAAGGTATATATAGGATACTAAATTATGCATCACGAAATGAGATGATTCCAGAGGATGGGGTAACAATAGTTATAACTGGAAAGCCCATAGAGTATGGAGCTTTGCATAAATCAGAAAAGTTTATAAATGAAAGTGGAGTTTATGTAAGATATAATAATTCTGGTAATCAACATAATTTTAATCCTAAACAATAA
- the rluF gene encoding 23S rRNA pseudouridine(2604) synthase RluF: MYKNSNVNKPIIIHSDRGEAVRLNKYISETGICSRREADKLIEAGRVTIDGEKAAMGTKVFPKQKVRVDGKLISKEEDLVYIALNKPVGITCTTEKKIKGNIVDFINHEKRIFHIGRLDKDSQGLILLTNDGDIVNKILRAGNNHEKEYIVTVDKPIDNTFINRMANGVKILGTVTKKCTVTKEGERTFRIILTQGMNRQIRRMSSALGYNVVKLKRIRIMNINLGNLKIGEWRDLTREELEVLSKSIQNSIKTKEE, encoded by the coding sequence ATGTATAAGAATTCTAATGTAAATAAACCTATAATTATACATAGTGATAGAGGCGAAGCAGTAAGGTTAAATAAATATATAAGTGAAACGGGAATTTGTTCAAGGAGAGAAGCGGATAAATTAATAGAAGCAGGAAGAGTAACTATTGATGGTGAAAAGGCTGCTATGGGGACTAAGGTTTTTCCTAAGCAAAAAGTAAGAGTAGATGGAAAGCTAATTAGTAAGGAAGAAGACTTAGTTTATATTGCGTTAAATAAACCTGTTGGAATTACATGTACAACAGAAAAAAAGATAAAAGGAAATATAGTAGACTTTATAAATCACGAGAAAAGAATATTCCATATAGGTAGATTAGATAAAGATTCTCAAGGATTAATCTTATTAACTAATGATGGAGATATAGTTAATAAAATTTTAAGAGCAGGAAATAATCACGAAAAAGAATATATAGTAACTGTAGATAAACCAATAGATAATACATTTATAAATAGAATGGCTAATGGAGTTAAAATACTAGGTACTGTAACAAAAAAATGTACTGTTACTAAAGAAGGGGAGAGAACCTTCAGAATAATATTAACTCAAGGAATGAATAGACAGATAAGAAGAATGAGTTCGGCTCTAGGATATAATGTAGTGAAGTTAAAGAGAATAAGAATAATGAATATTAATTTAGGTAATCTTAAAATCGGAGAGTGGAGAGATCTTACAAGAGAAGAGCTAGAAGTTCTTAGTAAATCAATTCAAAATTCTATTAAGACTAAAGAAGAGTAA
- a CDS encoding DUF3298 and DUF4163 domain-containing protein has translation MKVFSRFVLSFIVILGLVHIYPQALLINSKHNVVENICVVDKKIIKDYKYLKVNVKIPQITCLKDKEQEKVINNKIYEWTNMWIMDVEKLAKEYFGAPKVEQPTFPYELTSNYIVKNSNEILSLCIDYYQYTGGAHGITTRVPYNIDIKTGKELMLKDLFKEGYDYKSIINNSINNEIAKNPDNYFQGKEGFNGVNEKQTYYLEENNIIIYFPYYEIAPYAFGMPEFKIPLKTFENNLVYDKI, from the coding sequence GTGAAGGTATTCAGTAGGTTTGTGCTAAGTTTTATAGTCATTTTAGGACTTGTCCACATTTATCCACAAGCGTTGTTAATAAATTCAAAACATAATGTTGTCGAAAATATATGTGTTGTGGATAAGAAAATTATAAAGGATTACAAGTATTTGAAGGTTAATGTCAAAATACCTCAAATAACTTGTTTGAAGGATAAAGAGCAAGAAAAAGTTATTAACAACAAAATTTATGAATGGACTAATATGTGGATAATGGATGTGGAAAAGTTAGCAAAGGAGTATTTTGGTGCTCCTAAGGTTGAACAACCTACGTTTCCTTATGAACTGACATCAAATTACATAGTTAAAAATAGTAATGAGATATTAAGTCTATGTATAGATTATTATCAGTACACAGGAGGAGCTCATGGAATAACAACTAGAGTTCCATATAATATAGATATTAAAACAGGAAAGGAATTAATGTTAAAAGATTTATTCAAGGAAGGTTATGATTATAAGAGTATAATTAATAATAGTATAAATAATGAAATTGCAAAGAATCCAGATAATTATTTTCAAGGTAAAGAAGGCTTTAATGGAGTAAATGAAAAACAAACTTACTATTTAGAAGAAAATAATATTATTATCTATTTCCCATATTATGAAATAGCACCCTATGCATTTGGGATGCCTGAATTTAAAATACCTTTAAAAACCTTTGAAAACAATTTGGTATATGATAAAATTTGA